A stretch of candidate division WOR-3 bacterium DNA encodes these proteins:
- a CDS encoding MotA/TolQ/ExbB proton channel family protein, whose amino-acid sequence MINIFLNLGLFAKIIVIILVLFSIISWGIIFSKWRLFKKLNKENEGIRRRLYYFKNLEDLKGYYNFKQKNYFSLLISVLESEKNDYRIKEVIDDLVDKAGRSLPFLATASSVSPFLGLLGTVWGITKVFFDVKDLPMITLQAIAPGMADALITTIAGLLVAIPAVVAYNYFIIKLEEFRKNLEKIVNYLIEIKERK is encoded by the coding sequence ATGATAAATATTTTTTTAAATTTAGGTCTTTTTGCTAAAATTATTGTTATTATTCTTGTTCTTTTTTCCATCATCTCTTGGGGGATAATTTTTTCTAAATGGCGTCTTTTTAAAAAATTAAACAAGGAGAATGAAGGGATAAGAAGAAGGTTATATTATTTTAAAAATCTTGAGGATTTAAAGGGATATTATAATTTTAAACAAAAAAATTATTTCTCTTTATTAATTTCGGTTTTGGAAAGCGAGAAAAATGATTATCGAATAAAAGAAGTGATTGATGATTTGGTTGATAAAGCTGGTAGAAGTTTGCCTTTTTTAGCCACTGCCAGTAGTGTCTCACCTTTTTTAGGTTTATTAGGAACTGTTTGGGGAATTACCAAGGTTTTTTTTGATGTAAAAGATTTACCTATGATAACTTTACAAGCAATTGCACCAGGAATGGCAGATGCTTTGATTACCACTATTGCCGGTCTTTTGGTTGCTATTCCGGCAGTAGTTGCTTATAATTATTTTATAATAAAATTAGAAGAATTTAGAAAAAATCTGGAAAAAATAGTGAACTATTTAATAGAAATAAAAGAAAGAAAATGA